Proteins encoded in a region of the Bicyclus anynana chromosome 27, ilBicAnyn1.1, whole genome shotgun sequence genome:
- the LOC112055953 gene encoding protein PFC0760c-like isoform X3, giving the protein MQGFTRFRDQACIAQSKLADIADGKVTYSKIKSLSTLSRCHQNDSFDEYPINEELPENFVDFGPHIEDIKIEYDPSAFSTDLNNYMYEQENFLHFNPDLNNGVEIKIETPITDSQINYDYRTDKAKKRKTEANKILRDDEVSSENKYNSKSECSDEDLNSDGGVTRNNKMKVKNKHLRKRKANKIMKSIEVLSGNIYRSGGENSDNNAEEDLLNSDVKVTSNNRMKSKNKSNIRNAKANKVIKSNEVLSGNIYRNSKISDNNAEEDLLNSDVKVTSNNRMKSKNKSNIRNAKAKKVIKSNEVLSGNIYRNSEISDNNADEDLLNSDEKGTSNNKMKGKNKTITGNTKANKIMKNNEVSSGNIYKSSEISDSNVDEDLLNSEGRVARNNNNKINLRKREANKIAKDNDDGESSQNMHSSEGEFSNGVTESNKIKDKSNVSLTNGDKNDISDDYLDSVDSAEVKITDKRKNENSIPIANADTNEIGITIANDHTYSKNHKSL; this is encoded by the exons ATGCAAGGGTTTACCAGGTTTAGAGACCAGGCGTGCATTGCACAAAGTAAACTGGCTGATATAGCTGATGGCAAG GTTAcatattctaaaattaaaagtctGTCAACATTATCCCGTTGTCATCAAAATGATAGCTTTGATGAGTATCCTATCAACGAAGAACTACCAGAAAACTTTGTGGACTTCGGACCTCATATTGAAgatattaaaattgaatatgACCCTTCAGCATTTTCAACAGATTTAAACAATTATATGTATG AACAAGAAAACTTCTTACATTTCAATCCTGACTTAAACAATGgtgttgaaataaaaattgagaCACCAATCACAGATAGTCAAATAAATTATGACTATAGAACAGACAAAGCTAAAAAGAGAAAGACAGAAGCTAATAAAATACTTAGGGATGATGAAGTTTCATCTGAAAATAAGTACAATAGTAAAAGCGAATGTAGTGACGAAGATTTAAATAGTGATGGTGGAGTtactagaaataataaaatgaaagttaaaaacaaacatctcAGAAAGAGAAAagctaataaaataatgaagagTATTGAAGTTCTATCTGGAAATATCTATAGAAGTGGTGGTGaaaatagtgataataatgcaGAAGAAGATTTATTAAACAGTGATGTAAAAGTTACTAGTAATAATAGAatgaaaagtaaaaacaaaagtaatattaGAAATGCAAAAgctaataaagtaataaagagTAATGAAGTTTTATCTGGAAATATCTACAGAAATAGTAAAATTAGTGATAATAATGCTGAAGAAGATTTATTAAACAGTGATGTAAAAGTTACTAGTAATAATAGAatgaaaagtaaaaacaaaagtaatattaGAAATGCAAAAgctaaaaaagtaataaagagCAATGAAGTTCTATCTGGAAATATTTACAGAAATAGTGAAATTAGTGATAATAATGCAGATGAAGATTTATTAAATAGTGATGAAAAAGGtactagtaataataaaatgaaaggtAAAAACAAAACCATTACTGGAAATACAAAagctaataaaataatgaagaaCAATGAAGTTTCATCTGGAAATATCTACAAAAGTAGTGAAATTAGTGATAGTAATGTGGATGAAGATTTATTAAATAGTGAAGGAAGAGTTGctaggaataataataataaaattaatcttagaAAGAGAGAAGCTAATAAAATAGctaaagataatgatgatggtgaatcATCTCAAAATATGCATAGCAGTGAAGGCGAATTTAGTAATGGAGTAActgaaagtaataaaattaaagataaaagcaaTGTGTCTCTAACGAATGGTGATAAAAATGATATATCAGATGATTACTTAGACAGTGTTGATAGTGCAGAGGTAAAAATCACAGATAAAaggaaaaatgaaaattcaatacCAATAGCAAATGCTGACACCAATGAAATAGGAATAACAATTGCAAATGATCATACTTATTCAAAAAATCACAAATCTTTGTGA
- the LOC112055955 gene encoding facilitated trehalose transporter Tret1, protein MESCSYKEVKSVDFVQKENESIKSVLKQIFISSAVWAQFFMGGMCVGAPTVFIPQIRKEANSTVIDEEMGSWLFSTSGFAMYPWLIVLPLFTKRYGRKLPQIITALASMVIFIILYYSQNVIQILISEVLQGFLYAGNVTVRILIVTDYTSPKYRGIFLAIKSASFFWGIWVANAIGTFFYWKNIAILGFICAAYTLNVLLWPESPYWLASKGRFEECRKSFRWIHGINVTSEKELKELIKVQTERIRVENEYGKIGFVDMVRSSEFYKPLSLSAVAIIQYHFSGKVVCSLYILDIFKNITADEWSAYMAMLILDGVTVFGMYVGSFLSRILKRRTLYMTCSFTGITFLFTISLYLFLVRLSILGENHFVTIALLCLYSISISCGPLILSISLYGELIPQKFQAISYMLVSLTFGIFYSVLIKVSPSIFRTFGIDGTFLFYAITCGLCTLYLFLYLPETKNKTQQEIEAYFKSKDEVQNDNTSVVLLPNKV, encoded by the exons atggaATCATGCAGCTACAAGGAGGTGAAAAGTGTCGACTTCGTGCAAAAAGAAAACGAATCGATAAAATCCGTTCTGAAGCag ATCTTCATAAGCAGTGCAGTATGGGCGCAGTTCTTCATGGGCGGGATGTGCGTGGGCGCGCCCACGGTGTTCATACCGCAGATACGGAAGGAGGCCAACTCTACTGTCATCGATGAGGAGATGGGCTCTTGGCTGT TTTCAACCAGCGGCTTCGCGATGTACCCTTGGCTGATAGTCCTGCCATTGTTCACCAAACGCTATGGAAGGAAGCTACCACAGATCATCACAGCTCTAGCGTCTATGGTCATATTCATCATACTCTACTACAGCCAGAATGTCATCCAGATCCTCATATCCGAAGTCCTTCAAGGATTCCTTTACGCTGGGAATGTGACAGTCAGGATCCTGATTGTAACAGATTATACGTCACCTAAATATCGAGGCATTTTCTTGGCAATCAAATCAGCTAGCTTCTTCTGGGGTATATGGGTTGCCAATGCGATTGGCACTTTTTTCTATTGGAAGAACATTGCAATACTTGGTTTTATATGTGCTGCCTATACCTTGAATGTTTTACTATGGCCAGAGTCTCCGTATTGGTTGGCAAGTAAAGGTCGTTTTGAGGAATGCAGGAAATCTTTCAGATGGATTCATGGTATTAATGTCACATCAGAGAAAGAGTTGAAAGAGTTAATAAAAGTGCAAACAGAGAGAATTAGAGTTGAGAATGAGTATGGGAAAATTGGTTTTGTAGATATGGTTAGGAGTAGCGAGTTTTATAAGCCTTTGTCGTTGTCAGCAGTCGCTATAATACAGTATCATTTTTCGGGTAAAGTTGTGTGTAGTTTGTACATTTTGGATATTTTTAAGAATATCACAGCAGATGAGTGGTCAGCGTATATGGCCATGTTGATTTTGGATGGCGTAACAGTTTTTGGGATGTACGTTGGTTCGTTTTTGTCTAGAATATTGAAACGGAGGACGTTGTACATGACTTGTTCCTTCACAGGGATAACATTTCTGTTTACAATATCCTTGTATCTGTTTTTGGTTAGATTAAGCATTTTAGGGGAGAACCATTTTGTTACAATTGCATTACTGTGTCTTTATTCTATTTCTATTAGTTGTGGACctttaattttatctatttcgTTGTATGGCGAGTTAATACCGCAGAAGTTTCAAGCTATATCCTATATGTTAGTGTCTTTAACGTTCGGTATTTTCTAttctgttttaattaaagtgtCTCCAAGTATTTTTAGGACATTTGGTATAGATGGCACGTTTTTGTTTTATGCTATAACATGTGGGTTATGTACTTTGTATTTGTTCCTGTATTTGCCTGAAACTAAGAACAAAACGCAGCAAGAAATCGAGGCATATTTCAAAAGTAAGGATGAAGTTCAGAACGACAACACCTCTGTTGTATTGCTTCCGAATAAGGTGTGA
- the LOC112055953 gene encoding protein PFC0760c-like isoform X2 produces MEDLTKVTLKNVCCTCLSTDRTLSRLCRTHDGAIFDSDVTQLNICWECSGKMQGFTRFRDQACIAQSKLADIADGKVTYSKIKSLSTLSRCHQNDSFDEYPINEELPENFVDFGPHIEDIKIEYDPSAFSTDLNNYMYEQENFLHFNPDLNNGVEIKIETPITDSQINYDYRTDKAKKRKTEANKILRDDEVSSENKYNSKSECSDEDLNSDGGVTRNNKMKVKNKHLRKRKANKIMKSIEVLSGNIYRSGGENSDNNAEEDLLNSDVKVTSNNRMKSKNKSNIRNAKANKVIKSNEVLSGNIYRNSKISDNNAEEDLLNSDVKVTSNNRMKSKNKSNIRNAKAKKVIKSNEVLSGNIYRNSEISDNNADEDLLNSDEKGTSNNKMKGKNKTITGNTKANKIMKNNEVSSGNIYKSSEISDSNVDEDLLNSEGRVARNNNNKINLRKREANKIAKDNDDGESSQNMHSSEGEFSNGVTESNKIKDKSNVSLTNGDKNDISDDYLDSVDSAEVKITDKRKNENSIPIANADTNEIGITIANDHTYSKNHKSL; encoded by the exons ATGGAAGACTTGACTAAAGTAACGTTAAAAAATGTCTGCTGCACATGTCTAAGTACTGATAGAACACTGTCGCGGCTGTGCAGGACTCACGACGgc GCAATCTTCGACAGTGATGTGACCCAGTTGAACATCTGTTGGGAATGCAGCGGCAAGATGCAAGGGTTTACCAGGTTTAGAGACCAGGCGTGCATTGCACAAAGTAAACTGGCTGATATAGCTGATGGCAAG GTTAcatattctaaaattaaaagtctGTCAACATTATCCCGTTGTCATCAAAATGATAGCTTTGATGAGTATCCTATCAACGAAGAACTACCAGAAAACTTTGTGGACTTCGGACCTCATATTGAAgatattaaaattgaatatgACCCTTCAGCATTTTCAACAGATTTAAACAATTATATGTATG AACAAGAAAACTTCTTACATTTCAATCCTGACTTAAACAATGgtgttgaaataaaaattgagaCACCAATCACAGATAGTCAAATAAATTATGACTATAGAACAGACAAAGCTAAAAAGAGAAAGACAGAAGCTAATAAAATACTTAGGGATGATGAAGTTTCATCTGAAAATAAGTACAATAGTAAAAGCGAATGTAGTGACGAAGATTTAAATAGTGATGGTGGAGTtactagaaataataaaatgaaagttaaaaacaaacatctcAGAAAGAGAAAagctaataaaataatgaagagTATTGAAGTTCTATCTGGAAATATCTATAGAAGTGGTGGTGaaaatagtgataataatgcaGAAGAAGATTTATTAAACAGTGATGTAAAAGTTACTAGTAATAATAGAatgaaaagtaaaaacaaaagtaatattaGAAATGCAAAAgctaataaagtaataaagagTAATGAAGTTTTATCTGGAAATATCTACAGAAATAGTAAAATTAGTGATAATAATGCTGAAGAAGATTTATTAAACAGTGATGTAAAAGTTACTAGTAATAATAGAatgaaaagtaaaaacaaaagtaatattaGAAATGCAAAAgctaaaaaagtaataaagagCAATGAAGTTCTATCTGGAAATATTTACAGAAATAGTGAAATTAGTGATAATAATGCAGATGAAGATTTATTAAATAGTGATGAAAAAGGtactagtaataataaaatgaaaggtAAAAACAAAACCATTACTGGAAATACAAAagctaataaaataatgaagaaCAATGAAGTTTCATCTGGAAATATCTACAAAAGTAGTGAAATTAGTGATAGTAATGTGGATGAAGATTTATTAAATAGTGAAGGAAGAGTTGctaggaataataataataaaattaatcttagaAAGAGAGAAGCTAATAAAATAGctaaagataatgatgatggtgaatcATCTCAAAATATGCATAGCAGTGAAGGCGAATTTAGTAATGGAGTAActgaaagtaataaaattaaagataaaagcaaTGTGTCTCTAACGAATGGTGATAAAAATGATATATCAGATGATTACTTAGACAGTGTTGATAGTGCAGAGGTAAAAATCACAGATAAAaggaaaaatgaaaattcaatacCAATAGCAAATGCTGACACCAATGAAATAGGAATAACAATTGCAAATGATCATACTTATTCAAAAAATCACAAATCTTTGTGA
- the LOC112055953 gene encoding protein PFC0760c-like isoform X1 — MEDLTKVTLKNVCCTCLSTDRTLSRLCRTHDGVNNLFFLLSHNSEAYEAIFDSDVTQLNICWECSGKMQGFTRFRDQACIAQSKLADIADGKVTYSKIKSLSTLSRCHQNDSFDEYPINEELPENFVDFGPHIEDIKIEYDPSAFSTDLNNYMYEQENFLHFNPDLNNGVEIKIETPITDSQINYDYRTDKAKKRKTEANKILRDDEVSSENKYNSKSECSDEDLNSDGGVTRNNKMKVKNKHLRKRKANKIMKSIEVLSGNIYRSGGENSDNNAEEDLLNSDVKVTSNNRMKSKNKSNIRNAKANKVIKSNEVLSGNIYRNSKISDNNAEEDLLNSDVKVTSNNRMKSKNKSNIRNAKAKKVIKSNEVLSGNIYRNSEISDNNADEDLLNSDEKGTSNNKMKGKNKTITGNTKANKIMKNNEVSSGNIYKSSEISDSNVDEDLLNSEGRVARNNNNKINLRKREANKIAKDNDDGESSQNMHSSEGEFSNGVTESNKIKDKSNVSLTNGDKNDISDDYLDSVDSAEVKITDKRKNENSIPIANADTNEIGITIANDHTYSKNHKSL, encoded by the exons ATGGAAGACTTGACTAAAGTAACGTTAAAAAATGTCTGCTGCACATGTCTAAGTACTGATAGAACACTGTCGCGGCTGTGCAGGACTCACGACGgcgtaaataatttattctttttgCTCTCCCATAATTCCGAGGCTTACGAG GCAATCTTCGACAGTGATGTGACCCAGTTGAACATCTGTTGGGAATGCAGCGGCAAGATGCAAGGGTTTACCAGGTTTAGAGACCAGGCGTGCATTGCACAAAGTAAACTGGCTGATATAGCTGATGGCAAG GTTAcatattctaaaattaaaagtctGTCAACATTATCCCGTTGTCATCAAAATGATAGCTTTGATGAGTATCCTATCAACGAAGAACTACCAGAAAACTTTGTGGACTTCGGACCTCATATTGAAgatattaaaattgaatatgACCCTTCAGCATTTTCAACAGATTTAAACAATTATATGTATG AACAAGAAAACTTCTTACATTTCAATCCTGACTTAAACAATGgtgttgaaataaaaattgagaCACCAATCACAGATAGTCAAATAAATTATGACTATAGAACAGACAAAGCTAAAAAGAGAAAGACAGAAGCTAATAAAATACTTAGGGATGATGAAGTTTCATCTGAAAATAAGTACAATAGTAAAAGCGAATGTAGTGACGAAGATTTAAATAGTGATGGTGGAGTtactagaaataataaaatgaaagttaaaaacaaacatctcAGAAAGAGAAAagctaataaaataatgaagagTATTGAAGTTCTATCTGGAAATATCTATAGAAGTGGTGGTGaaaatagtgataataatgcaGAAGAAGATTTATTAAACAGTGATGTAAAAGTTACTAGTAATAATAGAatgaaaagtaaaaacaaaagtaatattaGAAATGCAAAAgctaataaagtaataaagagTAATGAAGTTTTATCTGGAAATATCTACAGAAATAGTAAAATTAGTGATAATAATGCTGAAGAAGATTTATTAAACAGTGATGTAAAAGTTACTAGTAATAATAGAatgaaaagtaaaaacaaaagtaatattaGAAATGCAAAAgctaaaaaagtaataaagagCAATGAAGTTCTATCTGGAAATATTTACAGAAATAGTGAAATTAGTGATAATAATGCAGATGAAGATTTATTAAATAGTGATGAAAAAGGtactagtaataataaaatgaaaggtAAAAACAAAACCATTACTGGAAATACAAAagctaataaaataatgaagaaCAATGAAGTTTCATCTGGAAATATCTACAAAAGTAGTGAAATTAGTGATAGTAATGTGGATGAAGATTTATTAAATAGTGAAGGAAGAGTTGctaggaataataataataaaattaatcttagaAAGAGAGAAGCTAATAAAATAGctaaagataatgatgatggtgaatcATCTCAAAATATGCATAGCAGTGAAGGCGAATTTAGTAATGGAGTAActgaaagtaataaaattaaagataaaagcaaTGTGTCTCTAACGAATGGTGATAAAAATGATATATCAGATGATTACTTAGACAGTGTTGATAGTGCAGAGGTAAAAATCACAGATAAAaggaaaaatgaaaattcaatacCAATAGCAAATGCTGACACCAATGAAATAGGAATAACAATTGCAAATGATCATACTTATTCAAAAAATCACAAATCTTTGTGA